In one Leptospira fletcheri genomic region, the following are encoded:
- a CDS encoding DUF6941 family protein — translation MPPSEPVLLALIFADRVITEDNGKRGIIGTFTKFFAQQFPVVFPPWGIYICVTNLTPGDHEFSLELEFADTSEKVIGVGGTIRVNNGSEPVEMGIPIPHAVFPKEGRYILLLKISGEIVGSRPLWVEQVPSPV, via the coding sequence ATGCCTCCTAGCGAACCGGTACTTCTGGCACTGATTTTTGCGGACCGCGTCATCACGGAAGATAACGGGAAGCGTGGAATCATCGGAACCTTTACCAAATTCTTCGCCCAGCAATTTCCGGTGGTTTTTCCGCCCTGGGGAATTTATATCTGCGTTACGAATTTAACTCCGGGAGATCATGAGTTTTCTCTGGAACTCGAATTTGCCGACACTTCGGAAAAGGTAATCGGAGTGGGGGGAACCATCCGAGTGAATAATGGCTCGGAGCCGGTGGAGATGGGGATTCCGATTCCGCACGCGGTATTTCCGAAAGAGGGAAGGTACATTTTGCTCCTGAAGATCAGCGGAGAAATCGTGGGAAGTAGGCCCCTGTGGGTCGAGCAAGTCCCTTCTCCCGTATAA